A single Lolium perenne isolate Kyuss_39 chromosome 6, Kyuss_2.0, whole genome shotgun sequence DNA region contains:
- the LOC127305648 gene encoding uncharacterized protein: protein MGRAPCCDKATVKKGPWSPEEDAKLKAYIDENGTGGNWIALPQKIGLKRCGKSCRLRWLNYLRPNIKHGDFSEEEEHIICSLYISIGSRWSIIAAQLPGRTDNDIKNYWNTKLKKKLLGKRAPSRRMRGGQDASTTPYSSYLATATASGSGGNNVNGAAAATSHASLSSSALERIQLHMRLQGIYSAFGCGAMAGNAPPQWPKLESPTDAVATTTLSAYHQPQSLVAGHTLSAAEAEQLNSSSGATYMPVPGSFEERSKLGFCSPAGEASDVSSTVEMSSEPLVGGGLGYVDELYDFLYSKQLAAVGGFQGGVPSLPELQCPDGGAVVGADERFSTWMASCDYVPTTGASQLQPQQGSNSINLQDFVLGYDQ from the exons ATGGGGAGGGCGCCGTGCTGCGACAAGGCGACGGTGAAGAAAGGgccgtggtcgccggaggaggacgcCAAGCTCAAGGCCTACATCGACGAGAACGGCACCGGTGGCAACTGGATCGCGCTCCCACAGAAGATCG GGCTGAAGaggtgtggcaaaagctgcaggctGAGATGGCTCAACTATCTGAGGCCAAACATCAAGCACGGGGACTTCAGCGAAGAAGAGGAGCACATCATTTGCAGCCTCTACATTAGCATTGGCAGCAG GTGGTCGATCATCGCGGCGCAGCTGCCGGGAAGGACAGACAATGACATCAAGAACTACTGGAACACCAAGCTCAAGAAGAAGCTCCTCGGCAAGCGCGCGCCCTCCCGCCGCATGCGCGGAGGCCAAGACGCGTCAACGACGCCCTACTCCTCCTATCTTGCGACGGCCACGGCGAGCGGCAGCGGAGGCAACAACGTTAACGGCGCCGCTGCGGCGACATCGCACGCATCCCTGAGCTCGTCTGCGCTCGAGCGCATCCAGCTCCACATGCGCTTGCAGGGAATCTACAGTGCGttcggctgcggcgccatggccgGCAACGCGCCACCACAGTGGCCGAAGCTCGAGTCTCCGACGGACGCCGTCGCCACGACGACTCTCAGCGCGTACCACCAACCTCAGAGTTTGGTCGCTGGTCACACCCTGTCCGCCGCTGAGGCGGAGCAACTCAACTCTTCCTCCGGTGCGACCTACATGCCGGTGCCGGGTAGCTTCGAGGAGCGATCCAAGCTAGGGTTCTGCTCTCCTGCCGGCGAGGCTTCCGACGTGTCCAGCACCGTCGAGATGAGCTCGGAACCACTGGTGGGTGGTGGCTTGGGCTATGTTGACGAGCTATACGACTTCCTCTACAGCAAGCAGCTAGCGGCGGTCGGAGGTTTTCAAGGCGGAGTTCCTTCACTGCCAGAGCTGCAGTGTCCAGATGGCGGTGCCGTCGTCGGAGCGGATGAGAGGTTCTCGACGTGGATGGCGTCTTGCGACTATGTTCCTACGACCGGCGCCAGTCAGCTCCAGCCCCAACAAGGCAGCAACTCCATTAATCTGCAGGATTTCGTGCTAGGGTATGATCAATAA